The Streptomyces collinus DNA segment GGCCGCCTCTGGGCAGATGGACTGAGGTGACCCTGCCGCGTACGGGGATGTCGTCGGGCACCACGTACTCCACCTCGGCCAGGTCGAAGGCTTCCCGCAGGGCGTCCAGCGTGCCGTCGGTGGAGCCGTCGTCGACGACGACGACCTCGAACTCCGGGTAGCGCAGCAGCAACATGGCCCGTACCGCTTCGGCGATGCCGGCCGCTTCGTTGTGCGCGGGCATGATCACGGAGACGGGTGGGGTGAGAGGACTGGTGGCGGCCTCGTCATGGCCCGCGAAGGGAGCCCTGCGCAGCGTTCTGACGAACTCCCCGAGGGCGATGAGGATCAGCACCAGATAACTGGTGTTGATGGCCAGGAAGTACACGATCACCACGCTGTCGCACACGGTGATCAGCGTGTGCAGCGCACCCAGCAGCGACGCCCACGGTTCGCCGGTTGCCACGCTCACAGTGCCACCTCGGCGCGAACGTCGTGGCGGGCGGCGCCGACCGCCGATTCGGCGAGCACGGCTCTGGCCTGGGCGGCGGCCGGTCCGCGGGAGATGTCGTCGGCCGCCGCGTGCAGCTCGGCCCGTCCTTCCGGGCCGAGTTGCAACAGCGCGCGGGCTGCGGCGGCTGCCACATGCCGGTCGGGGTCGCCGAGCAGCTCCGCCAGCGGGCCCGTCGCGGCGACGGCTCCCAGAGTGCCGAGGGCTCCGGCGCCCACCATGCGCAGGGCGACCGGCCGACCGGGCCGGACGGCCGCCAGCAGCGGCTCCAGGCCCTCGGGCATGCCCAGTCTGCCCAGCGCGCGTGCCGCTTTGACGCGGACTTCGATCTGGGGATCCTCGCGCAGTGCACGAGCGATCTCTGATGTATGGGAGACCACACCGGTCGCGCCGAGGACCTCGATGGCCACGGCTCTGGCGAGAGGTTGCGGGTGTTCCAGCCCCGCGGCCACACTCCGCTGTGCCTGCGGCCCCAGGGAGACCAGCGCCCTGATGACCGCGGCGGGTGGCACGGCCCGCGGTCCGTTGAGGGACTCCAGCAGGTACGGCACGATTTCCGGTCCCCCGCACCGGCCCAGCGCCCGTGTGGCGGCCAGGCGTACCTCGGGGTCGCGATCGGCCAGCAGACGGCACAGTGACGGGGCGGCGGGACGGTGGCTGAGCTGACCGAGCACCTGCGCGGCGCGCCCCCGCCGGACCGCGCTGCGGCTCGACAGGTCGGCGACGGCGTCCACGGCGGCCCCGCGCAGCTCGTACAGGCGCACCAGCGCCGCGCCGGCCCCACCGGCGACCTTGCCCAGCAGCGCGGTAAGAGTCGGCTCCAGGGCGGTCCAGGTCCTTCTGTCGATCTCCGCGAGCCGGTTCAGCAACTCGGTCTGCTCATCCCCCTCCGCGCACAGAAGCTCCATCAGGGAGCCGCGCACCGGTGCCGAGATCCGCTCGCGTCTGCGCTCTCGGTGCCTGCGGACGAAACGGTTGGCGACGATGAGCAGGCTCAGAGCCAGGACGACGGCCAGCAGGCCCAGCAGCGCGCCACGGACGATGCCGGGGGAAATCACCGTTCCACCCGGTTGAGCACCGCCGTGACCCTGCTGGAGAGCTCTCGCGGGCTGAACGGCTTGATGATGTAGTCGTCGGCTCCTGCCGCGAAGCCGACCTCGACGTCCGCTTCCTGGGACCGGGCGGTGATCATGATGACGGGGAGTGTCGCGGTCTGGGCCGTGGCGCGCAGTTCCCGGCACACGTCCAGACCCGACATGCCCGGCATCCGGATGTCGAGCAGTGCCAGGTCCACGGTGTTCTCACGCGCTGCCCGGAGCGCCGCCATGCCGTCTTCCACGGCCGTGACCTGGTGACCGCTCTGGGTCAGCTTGAACGCCACCAGATCCCGGATGTCCGCGTCGTCGTCAGCGATCAGGACATGAGCCATTACTCCTCCTGAGACTCCTGGGACTCCTGGGCCACAGAGCTCCGGTAGGAGTCAACGAGCCGCGCCACGGCCGACTGGCGGAACGGCTTGGCCAGCACCTCGTCCGCGAGGCCGATCAGATCATCCGGGTCGAGCACCGAGGTGACGACGAGACGGCATTTCCTCGTACGGTCGTCCGCCCGCAGCCTGCGGACGACCTCCCGTCCGTCGATGCCCGGCAGCATCACGTCGACGACCGCGATGTCCGGCGGGTCGGCAAAGGCGAAGCCGAGCCCCTCCTCCCCCGAGTGCGCGACGGCCACGGGGCATCCTCGCTCGCGGAAGTGACGCTCCAGCAGGGCGCTCACATCCTGGTCGTCCTCGATCACGAGTACGCGCGGTGGGAACATCACCGTCCTGTCCACGAAGTCGGACTGTCAGTCACACATTAGAACTGTTGGTGAACTTTCACCACATATGCACCATAAGCCCCATCGCGGCATCTAGATCATCACAGACTGTGACGGGAAGCTCCAGCAGAGGGCCGCGGATGAGCAGCCCCCCGGGGTGCCGGGCGGCAGCGCGACGGACACGGTCAGCGCGATCCCGTGGGCTCGGCGAGGCGTCGGGCGGGCAAGGTGGCGGTGGGCATCGGGAGGCTGTCACGCGCGGTGCGGCGGAGGCATCGCACGTACTGCTCCCGCGGCATGGGGGTACCGCCGAGGTCGCGGACGTGCGGGCTGTCCCGCTGCGCGTCGAGCAACTCGCCGCCGGCCTGTGCGAAACGCGCGGCGAGATCGCTCACCGCCACCTTCGAGGCGCCGGGTCGCTGAAAGAACATCGAGTCCATGCTGAAGACCGATCCGATCCGGAGGCCGAAGACGCCGCCGACCAGATTGCCGTCCTCCCACACCTCGACGCTGTGAGCATGACCCAGCTCGTGCAGGTGGACCAGGGTTGCGATCAGCTCCTCGGTGAGCCACAGCGGGACACGGTCACCGCGGCATTCGCGGACGACCCGCTCGAACTCCTGGTTCAGGCTGGTCGACCACGACAGCCCGTTGCGCAGCCGCCGGGCGAGGCTGCGGCTGAGATGCGCGGCCGAGACGGGCAGCACCGGCCTGGGGTCGGGAGACCACCAGGAGACGGTGAAGGGATCGGCCGGCTCCTCCCCCACGAGCGGGATGCGGCCCTCCTGGACCTGATCGGCGAAGACCACCTCGTTGAGGGCACGGGTGTA contains these protein-coding regions:
- a CDS encoding leucyl/phenylalanyl-tRNA--protein transferase, with amino-acid sequence MLKAAPDGPVAFSADLSPASLLAAYHAGVYPFPASDEYTRALNEVVFADQVQEGRIPLVGEEPADPFTVSWWSPDPRPVLPVSAAHLSRSLARRLRNGLSWSTSLNQEFERVVRECRGDRVPLWLTEELIATLVHLHELGHAHSVEVWEDGNLVGGVFGLRIGSVFSMDSMFFQRPGASKVAVSDLAARFAQAGGELLDAQRDSPHVRDLGGTPMPREQYVRCLRRTARDSLPMPTATLPARRLAEPTGSR
- a CDS encoding response regulator transcription factor, whose product is MAHVLIADDDADIRDLVAFKLTQSGHQVTAVEDGMAALRAARENTVDLALLDIRMPGMSGLDVCRELRATAQTATLPVIMITARSQEADVEVGFAAGADDYIIKPFSPRELSSRVTAVLNRVER
- a CDS encoding HEAT repeat domain-containing protein — protein: MISPGIVRGALLGLLAVVLALSLLIVANRFVRRHRERRRERISAPVRGSLMELLCAEGDEQTELLNRLAEIDRRTWTALEPTLTALLGKVAGGAGAALVRLYELRGAAVDAVADLSSRSAVRRGRAAQVLGQLSHRPAAPSLCRLLADRDPEVRLAATRALGRCGGPEIVPYLLESLNGPRAVPPAAVIRALVSLGPQAQRSVAAGLEHPQPLARAVAIEVLGATGVVSHTSEIARALREDPQIEVRVKAARALGRLGMPEGLEPLLAAVRPGRPVALRMVGAGALGTLGAVAATGPLAELLGDPDRHVAAAAARALLQLGPEGRAELHAAADDISRGPAAAQARAVLAESAVGAARHDVRAEVAL
- a CDS encoding response regulator, which produces MDRTVMFPPRVLVIEDDQDVSALLERHFRERGCPVAVAHSGEEGLGFAFADPPDIAVVDVMLPGIDGREVVRRLRADDRTRKCRLVVTSVLDPDDLIGLADEVLAKPFRQSAVARLVDSYRSSVAQESQESQEE